CTTAGCGTGTAAAAACATATTTGGTATTATGGTTTGCGTTTATTTGAACTTAAGAATCAAATTTGATATTgagtaatataattttatgcatgatattttattttagtagcGAGATTTTAATTAAGCATTTTTTGGAtggaaatttttgtgttttagaCATAGATTGATACGTTTATTGTGTGCATATACTGTTGAGGTCGTTTTGAGCAGTGCCTATAGCACTGCCCACTAGTTCTCACATTGTTCAGCCTTATAACTTGTTATATATGGAGTTGACAATTTTTTGTAACAAAATCGTTGGGTTAAGATATTTGCTGATATTTTGGACGTATGCAAATCCTTCTATGATATCCAAACCTATCATGAGAATATATCTTGAAGACTGATTTGGATTGGATCAAGTAAATTGACTTCCTTAGTTTGAGAAGATTGACTTGGATCGGGTAACTTCGTAAGTCATAATGAAGATATTATTCATGCTGACTATCTTGCTATTTTGATGGGAAGATTTAttgtaattgatttttattatatattgaaaGGCTTTTGGATGTAAAAAGGTGTGGAGAATTTTAACacttattttgttatttagaacttgttttttagattgtattttgtaaGTAATCAAGTCACTAGGTTTTTATCCTAAGCTTTCAGGGAGAAAACTTTGATCTTAGGCGCAAAAGTGAGGTCGTTAATCTGGTGAGTATTAGTGCTTGTAATAACTTGTGGTACGAggtgttaaaatatttattatctttttggGTAAGGCCTCGCAGATATAAGGAAACTAAACTATGTAAACATATCAagtgtttattgtttttctgCTCTATTCTTCACTAGTGTCTGAAGCAGTTAGCATTGCTCATACCACTTCTGGTACTGCTCCTAGCACTGCTTCTAGTACTGCTCAGTTTTTGCTTGCAATTATCGGTTTTGGAACTAACATATATTCTTGAGGCATGTTCAGACATGTTTAGGTTAATTTTGAAGCAAGTTAGAATGACTTGAAATggtattttatgcatttttggGCTCAAATCTCAAGACCAGGAAAGTTAAGTCTTTTTTACATATTGGATgaacaagtatcgatacttaattACCAAATGTCGAGATTTTACTCAAAGTATCGAGATTTGTGCACCAAGTTTCAAGAGCGGACAgacaatttcaaattttatgtttcaGGGGTTATCAATATTGAGACTTGTACCTCAAGTCTCGAGACTTACTAtcttggttttttattttatattaggcCTCGAATGTTGTTCTTAAGCTCGTTTTCGTCGAGTTATTGCTTGATCATCATCAATGATGCATGACATCTTTGAATTTATGTTTaatcatgttaaatttaaatttttaatcatgcataataaatatttcgttttaaatttgttttgtttaggtTACTTCGATAACCAATGTGATTTTTATACCCAAATCCGCCACCCGAATCAAGTCTAGAGTGTAACATGAAAATTGACATTTTCCACAAACACAACATACTcccttcaattttttctaaGTCCCTTATAATTTCGTTGAAGTCCTTGAATCATAGCCAGAAACTAGTAATTTACCCTACAAGACTATTGAGTACTAGCGATGAGGAATCTGTCTTTGCTGCATCACATTCTCCATAAAAGCCCATTATGTGAACTATTTTATTACCACCTTCTAATACATCCATGTTTCTGTGATTAGATGAATACAAGCATAGTTGTAAAGCCACATCCACTATCTACACAATCCTTAGTCCACCCTTTTGGCCATTACACTCCACTATAAAACAACTTTGCATCCCCCATTTCTTTCCAAGCGAATCAGCCATGGCGTTTTTAAGCTTTGTCTCGCAAAGGAACACAATGTTGGGAACTTGTTATGTAATACTCTACCTATTCATATATTCCGAAGCTTCTTTACAACTATGTCATCGTTCCTTTACTAGCAGGTCTCTTGGTATGGTTGTCACATTCAACATAAATCCCTTGTCCAAATCAACACCTTAAAATCGATTTGTCAATCACTTTTTCACCAACTAATTTGACTAATTAAAGACATTCTTAACCATGACTCGTATTGTTGTGTCCTcttctcttcccttttttttgcatgattaattaacttGGCAAATTTCATTGCACTCTACATCCCATAACCATTCATTGACCTAATATTCCAATTGCAttgtcatttcttttaacgAAAACTATCACACCTAGTGATTTGTTATATCCATCTCTATCtttgatgatatgaattgaTATAGTAATCATCCTATACGTAAttgtttttgcatttttttattattattattttagatttatgatTTGTGAGGTTTTTTAGAattgaatttaatgtttaaacaaaaacaaaatcatatcaaCAGGTTcaattagacctgtccatgggctgggtggcccggcccggcccgacggccccccacgaaatatgggagggttcgggtaaaaatataggcccgaaatatgggcttgggcaaaaaaacgaggcccgtttaaaaaatgggccggactcgggctcaacttttttggcccgagcccgcctcgaatataataaatatatattttttatttttattttttaattttaaaatactttaaaaatatatttttttatttttttatttttaaaatattttttgtgtttattaaaaatcgggccgggccgggctcgggcttattattttttctcgggttgggcctgggcaaaaaattgaggcccatatttcgggccgggccgggcccggccTAAGAGTCGGGCTGAATTTTTTCCGGGCCcagcccgaacccggcccggccatggacaggtctaggtTCAATTGATggtcaaattatttatttgattaaaattaatctttattaattaagtaatggTGTAATTTACACAAAATAGAATACGGCAAAACGCTCTCTTTAAAAAGAGAGCCGCGTTTAAACGCACAGTAAAAGAAGAAATGCTAAAGCAGGCTCTCCGTGTCCGACTCGGTGCTAGCTCCTCTTCACCTGCCTCCTCGACCATGTTGTCATCTTCTTCTTCGATTCTCGCCCTCAGAAGCAACAACCCTACCTCTCTTCTTCCTTCTAGATTCTTCAGCAATGGAGTTCTCAACAACCAACTCGTTTTCTCGCCTCGCTTCCCACGCGCCATTTCCCTTCGGTGTTTCGCTTCTTCCAGTGGATTCGATAAAGTTCAAGTTCTAAATCCGATCGTCGAAATGGACGGTACAACAATCTTATTAAAAAGCCGCCTAATGTGGACTTTTTGGATTACATTTTCTTCTTGTTcctttttactattatttttgcttgatttttttttctttttaataattaggTGATGAAATGACAAGGATTATTTGGAGTTTGATAAAAGACAAAGTATGAATATGAATTTCTTTTCACATTTCCAGAACTATTAATAGCTAGTGGTTAATCAGTGCTTGTTTGTTTAATTGCAGCTTATATTCCCTTATTTGAATTTGGACGTGAAATACTTTGATTTAGGGATATTGAATCGTGATGCGACTGATGACAAAGTTACAGTTGAAAGTGCTGAAGCAGCTCTAAAGTGAGTAGTCTTTTTTACCAGGCTTTTTAGACATGAGCTTTGCCATgttgttataataataattaatggttttttatgttgttatagtattaatttagtgtgaaTGTCGGGtatgttcaatttttctttaaaaaaaattattgtattatgaGAGACCTTGTAGGTTCATATCCTCATACTATATTACGATATGGGACAAATAGTCAAATATTGTTGTCAATCACGGATATTTCAAGAAAAGGAAGACTAGATTGGTATTTAGATATTTTGAGGCAATGGATGACAAAATCTTGGGTATGTAGAATACTAGAATTGCATTTTTAACATGACTGACAAATGGTATAATATGTTTTTGTTGAGATTGGGTCTGCATTAAGATAGCATTATCATGTCAAGTGAAAGAGAATTTACAGTAAAATATGGTAATACTAATGATGGTGATTTTGCATTTTGCTGAGTTATACTTATCGGATTGAGTCTGGATTATGGAAGGAGCTTTGCCTGGGGTGAGGTGATCTAAGAGAGAGTTCTTCATAGCTATGTTATTAGGGCTTGGATGTCGGTGTCAAATTGGATATGTGTTAGACTTaggtattttcatttttttcaagttttcccATGTATTTAGAGGATTCAGAGCGTCAAATACAGGTGTCAAATACATatgttaaagaaaaatgaagagttgaaACAACATAGGCTCAGTGGGTTCTTATTTTAGTATTTGAtggaatatttatttactttttatgtcGGGAAGAATAAGATTATCTATCTTTGGAAAGAGGGAACAGTGGAAGGAAATTTTCTAGTATCATGGTTGAGTTGCAAAATAGTACATGTTATGCCTCTCAATCAGTAGATCAAAAACCTTTACTTTCCTTAACCCTTTCTTTCCTTCATATCAAATGGACGCTAAATGTTTTTGCAATGGTTTTAGGAAAATGAAGATTGAAGTTTTCAAGAatgttatattttctttattcacgCCTTGAAACCTGCAGCTGTAAAGAATGTCTTGTTTTCTTTCAGGTATAATATTGCCATCAAATGTGCCACAATCACTCCTGGTTAGTCATTCTTCTgcttttttatgatttatgagTCGTGCAGATTGATGTGTTTCCTTGTATATAAAGCATCtaaggtgatttttttttttttaattcttcagCTTTTTATCACACTAAAGTTAGGTTATGTTTATCGTGCAGATGAGACAAGAGTAAAAGAATTTGGGCTGAAATCTATGTGGAGAAGTCCTAATGGAACAATTAGAAACATCTTAAACGGTTTGTCTTTCAAAATAATCTCATTGTATTCTCATTTCCGGGATAAATGTTGAATAGTTGGCATCAtgcatgaattgatttgatttccTTTAGTTGTTTAAATAGTATCCTGAAGTTTGAAAGGTTTGTCTTCCATAACCAGTCATTGGTGGATGTGTGCtgaaataagattttaaatcATCTATCCACTGTATTTAGAACAGATGAATTATGATGCTTAGCTGTAATTCTTCCGCATTTTACTGATGTCTTTTCCTTGTATATTCAGTCCTTTTAATTGAAGGGTTGCTTCTTTTTGTAGGTACCGTCTTTCGTGAACCTATCCTATGCAGGAATATACCAAGAATTGTTCCTGGTAAGGATTTCTTCAGATTGACAATAATCTGAAATATCGTGGAAAGCTTCTGTGAACTTTTTCTCCCTGTTATATAGGTTGGAAGAAACCCATATGTATTGGCAGACATGCCTTTGGTGATCAGTATCGTGCCACTGATACAGTGATTACTGGACCAGGAAAGCTCAAGATGGTTTTTGGTGAGCTGATTAACCTACATGCTTGGCATGGTGCCATTGACTTAGTCTAGAAAAATCTTATTTCTTAAGATTGTAACTGTATTGCCTTTTTTCCATCTTTAGTCCCAGAAGGTGGAGACAAGCCAGTGGAGCTTGATGTCTATAACTTTAAAGGACCTGGTGTAGCACTTGCTATGTATAATGTGGATGAGGTTTGTAAAATTTGTGTTCATTTTTCCAATATGAATGTAGTGCATGTGTAgatatatatttacatgtataaGTTTGCATCCTTttgattgattaattaatttaattgtcatTTTGTGATTGTTCAGTCAATTCATGCTTTTGCTCAGTCCTCTATGTCATTGGCTTTTTCAAAGAAGTGGCCTCTTTACCTGAGCACAAAAAACACTATTCTGAAGAAGTATGATGGCAGGTGATGTTTTCACTATTCATTTTCCGTTTCCACTGAATGTCCTACAATATTGGACTCTTTATTCAAGGTTACTCTGATTTTTTATTTGCGGAAGAACTGCTGAATTCTTATCTTACGAAGTTTATTACAGGTTTAAGGACATATTCCAGGAGGTGTATGAACAAAACTGGAAGGACAAGTTTGAAGAAAATTCTATATGGTTTGGTTCTTGCATTCAAGGGAATGTATGCTTAAGTTTTCTGTTTAgatatgtgaaatatttgatgGATTTTTTGTCTAGGTATGAACATCGACTGATTGATGACATGGTGGCGTATGCCGTAAAAAGTGAAGGGGGATATGTTTGGGCATGTAAAAATTATGATGGAGATGTCCAAAGTGATCTACTTGCTCAAGGTGCTATTTATGTTGAAAGCTTTTTATCATATATGACAAGCATGCGCACACACgcacacacaaaaaaaattaaaagggataGTAATAATTTACTTCTATGGATTGTccattaatataataaatcatacattttctGTTTCTGTTTTTGAAATGCCTACTGATTTAAATGGATATAGTCTTCATGTTAATGAGCTTAATCATTTACAAATCAGCGCTCGAGTTtgaaattatcttttttttttttctggagTCTAAACGTATTTTTGCCATATGCAGGATTTGGTTCTTTGGGCCTTATGACTTCTGTGTTGGTTTGTATCAATTGACTTCGTTTCTCATCTTTCTGTATTAACTTCTTCATTTTGGCCATTGAATGTTGCAAATCTTTGTAATCACTAATTCCACAGCTGTCATCTGATGGGAAGACACTAGAAGCTGAGGCAGCTCATGGGACTGTAACACGCCATTTCAGGCTACATCAAAAGGGACAAGAAACCAGTACAAACAGCATTGCTTCCATATTTGCATGGACAAGAGGGCTGGAGCACAggtattttatatttcttatgctTTCAAGGAAAGTGATTCAGCTTCCTCTTGGAATTTTTTTATCTGTATTTGTTCCAACTGAACTCcttgtttcttttcctttattttacaTTAAGGTTTTGGGAAAGAAACATATGAGTGCCTTCAATTGATTTATCCTAGTTTTTGTCTAagtattattatcattattttacattaagGTTTTGGGAAAGAAACATATGAGTGCCTTCAATTGATTTATCCTAGTTTTTGTCTAAGTATTATTAGCATTATTggaattagtttttttattttttttaacttccaTGTAATTCCCATGCAGAGCTAAActagataaaaatgaaaggTTGCTGGACTTTGTTCAGAAGTTAGAGGCTGCTTGCATCGAGACAGTTGAGGCAGGAAAAATGACGAAGGATCTTGCCATTTTAACCCATGGACCCAAGTATGTTACTCTCGTTGTATGATTTTTCCATTGCTGATGTTTCTTATTTGAACTTCTATGTTACTTAGTCTCAGGGTGACTGAGTGTTGAATACGGATATGTGTCCTACACGggctttttcaattttgttata
This genomic window from Gossypium raimondii isolate GPD5lz chromosome 10, ASM2569854v1, whole genome shotgun sequence contains:
- the LOC105776446 gene encoding isocitrate dehydrogenase [NADP] codes for the protein MLKQALRVRLGASSSSPASSTMLSSSSSILALRSNNPTSLLPSRFFSNGVLNNQLVFSPRFPRAISLRCFASSSGFDKVQVLNPIVEMDGDEMTRIIWSLIKDKLIFPYLNLDVKYFDLGILNRDATDDKVTVESAEAALKYNIAIKCATITPDETRVKEFGLKSMWRSPNGTIRNILNGTVFREPILCRNIPRIVPGWKKPICIGRHAFGDQYRATDTVITGPGKLKMVFVPEGGDKPVELDVYNFKGPGVALAMYNVDESIHAFAQSSMSLAFSKKWPLYLSTKNTILKKYDGRFKDIFQEVYEQNWKDKFEENSIWYEHRLIDDMVAYAVKSEGGYVWACKNYDGDVQSDLLAQGFGSLGLMTSVLLSSDGKTLEAEAAHGTVTRHFRLHQKGQETSTNSIASIFAWTRGLEHRAKLDKNERLLDFVQKLEAACIETVEAGKMTKDLAILTHGPKVTREFYLNTEEFIDAVAVNLDLKLQEPALCK